CGACTGGTCGAGCCCCGGCCAGCGCCCGTACACTCTGCCGCCTTTCACGGGCCCGCCCAGCACGAACATCACGTTAGCGTGGCCGTGATCGGTGCCGCGATTGCCGTTCTCGCGCGCGGTGCGTCCGAACTCGGACATCGTCACCACGACCGTGTCTTCACCGAGATCGCCGAGATCGGTCCAGAATGCTGCCAGCGACTGTGAAAATTCCGTCAGCACATTGGCAAGTTGGCCTTCGACCGCGCCTTCGTTGACGTGGTGGTCCCAGCCGCTAATGTCGGCGAACGCCACCTGCACGCCCAGGTTCGCTTTGATCAACTGCGCCAACTGCCGCAGTCCGTCGCCGAAGCGGCCCTTGGGATAGTTAGCTCCCGCGGCGGGCGTGTATTGCTCTGGATTCGCAGCCTTCAGCATTTTCACCGCGTCGAAGGTTTCTTCGCCGGTCCCATGCAGAATGCTGTCGGACGAGTGATCGTACATCGCCTCAAACGCGCTCGCAGCAGGCGAAGCCTTAGGATTTTTTCCGCCCACCGAAAAGTCGTTGATGTTATTCATCGCGACCGCCGGCGCGGAACCGCTCAAGATTCGCGGCACCGACGGCCCTAGGGCAATCGCGCGAAACGGAGAATTCTTCGCCGGCATCGTCCCGCCTGCGGGCAGAGTGTGAAGCGACCGATTGAGCCATCCATCTTCGGTGATCTTCACCCCGGGCGTTCCCGTCTCCATGAAATCCTGCGCATCGAAGTGCGACCGTGTTGTATCGGGCGATCCCGCGGCGTGCACAATGGCCAGATGTCCCTGCTGCCACAGCGGCTGAAATGGCGAGAGCGACGGATGCAACCCGAAGAAGCCGTTGAGATCGATCACCGACTTGCGCGGAATGTTGATGCTCGGCCGCATGACGTAGTACTGCGGCTCGGCATAAGGCACAACGATGTTCAGTCCGTCGGCCGCGCCGCGCTGAAAAATCACCACGAGACG
Above is a window of Candidatus Sulfotelmatobacter sp. DNA encoding:
- a CDS encoding DUF1501 domain-containing protein translates to MSITRRVFLRNGALAVVGTAAVPSFLQRAAFGAVESGGRNKRLVVIFQRGAADGLNIVVPYAEPQYYVMRPSINIPRKSVIDLNGFFGLHPSLSPFQPLWQQGHLAIVHAAGSPDTTRSHFDAQDFMETGTPGVKITEDGWLNRSLHTLPAGGTMPAKNSPFRAIALGPSVPRILSGSAPAVAMNNINDFSVGGKNPKASPAASAFEAMYDHSSDSILHGTGEETFDAVKMLKAANPEQYTPAAGANYPKGRFGDGLRQLAQLIKANLGVQVAFADISGWDHHVNEGAVEGQLANVLTEFSQSLAAFWTDLGDLGEDTVVVTMSEFGRTARENGNRGTDHGHANVMFVLGGPVKGGRVYGRWPGLDQSQLYEGRDLALTTDFRQVIGEAVARHMGNKNLAAVFPGYDNQPGRFLRVLG